A single genomic interval of Bacteroidota bacterium harbors:
- a CDS encoding DUF2007 domain-containing protein — protein MFTTSEQPRAWIMRTALESEGIKVVMLDKTSSPYVSFVPGEIDLMVHTSQAELALEIIFNNENNNE, from the coding sequence GTGTTCACTACCAGCGAACAACCGAGAGCATGGATAATGAGAACAGCTCTGGAAAGTGAAGGAATTAAAGTAGTGATGCTTGATAAAACAAGTAGCCCTTATGTAAGTTTTGTTCCCGGAGAAATTGATTTAATGGTGCATACTTCTCAAGCGGAACTTGCTTTAGAAATAATTTTTAATAATGAAAATAACAACGAATAA
- a CDS encoding CPBP family intramembrane metalloprotease: MRGAIANYPLGGKLFILLGLYLLGESLFSYLALYLTSFIIPDGNIQTLVFDIDSYTSADQFTIAQVQSLKLFQLLSSVGRFIITPLIFLYLQNKSVVFSTGLDKKINFRNIVLIIAVILSSTAIISFMQEWNASLHLPNTFAEMEQMMKNLEEQAQLQTDAFLGTTTIGGLLINIFIIGIVAAVGEELLFRGILQRIIYDHTGKLHLAVWTSAFVFSFIHLQFFGFFPRLLLGAVMGYVYGWSGSLRAPIFAHFINNTGAVITYYLINTNVLSEKFEEPSGWLQALITLPLFIIFILLYYRSTGYGKRLDNSVHYQRTTESMDNENSSGK, translated from the coding sequence ATGCGTGGAGCTATTGCAAATTATCCATTAGGCGGAAAATTATTTATTCTGCTCGGCTTATATCTGTTAGGTGAATCTTTGTTCAGCTATCTTGCATTATATCTCACATCTTTTATTATTCCCGATGGCAATATACAAACGTTGGTTTTTGATATTGACAGTTACACATCTGCCGATCAATTTACGATTGCACAAGTGCAATCACTAAAATTATTTCAACTGCTTTCTTCTGTTGGCAGATTTATAATTACTCCACTTATTTTTTTATATCTGCAAAATAAATCAGTTGTTTTTTCTACAGGATTAGATAAAAAAATTAATTTCAGAAATATCGTTTTAATAATAGCTGTAATCTTATCCTCCACTGCTATTATTAGTTTTATGCAAGAGTGGAATGCTTCTTTGCATTTGCCAAATACATTTGCTGAAATGGAGCAGATGATGAAAAATCTGGAAGAGCAGGCACAGTTGCAAACAGATGCATTTTTAGGAACAACAACAATTGGTGGATTGCTGATTAATATTTTTATTATTGGTATTGTTGCGGCTGTTGGTGAAGAATTATTATTCCGGGGAATTTTGCAGCGTATCATTTATGATCATACAGGTAAATTGCATCTAGCTGTTTGGACTAGTGCATTTGTATTTAGTTTTATTCATTTGCAATTTTTTGGGTTTTTCCCACGGCTGCTTTTAGGTGCTGTTATGGGATATGTATATGGTTGGAGTGGAAGTTTAAGAGCGCCGATATTTGCGCATTTTATAAATAATACGGGAGCGGTTATTACTTATTATCTGATAAATACAAATGTATTATCCGAAAAATTTGAAGAGCCTTCCGGATGGTTGCAGGCATTGATAACACTTCCTCTATTTATAATTTTTATTTTACTTTATTATAGAAGTACAGGATATGGAAAAAGATTGGATAACAGTGTTCACTACCAGCGAACAACCGAGAGCATGGATAATGAGAACAGCTCTGGAAAGTGA
- a CDS encoding T9SS type A sorting domain-containing protein yields MKQLLFKNFAVALVLLLTVNLYSATESEPNDTYETSNVADLGIANTGSAGYTINQDWWEITIPENGNLTINTTPLNSKYLWCYLYDNDGTTLLASTYSSASFNISRNDLQAGTYYIRINCFYSGDSTDYTFTPTFTAPSVDPDNEPNDYYPLANTLGLNDSTTGNVGYYYNLDRDSTDWYEVTTVEDGPLYIYLNPLNGSPTFIYLYDADGTTLLASGYSGTAFSINRQDLAAGTYHILIRMYYSNGYTPYTLKNTSFPVTYENDVESNDVAANAVSISENSTIEGHIGYYTDGARDLDDWYEITTTEDGILNFSLTGSLAQNTYMYIYDTDGTTSLVSDYSTVPFSISRNDLAAGTYYLRVRMYYSDGYNNYSITNTLTPPVEANDSEPNNVVGSAITIAANSTIEGHIGYYTDGARDLDDWYEITTTEDGNLNFSLTGSLAQNTYMYIYDTDGTTSLVSDYSTVPFSISRNDLAAGTYYLRVRMYYSSGYNTYSITNTLTPPAEANDPEPNNVVATASPLETNVTVEGHIGYYNSGIRDQYDYYAITLSSSGDLTLTVDAINNVYIYCRLYSADGVTFLGGSYALGGYTFTKSDLAAGNYIVLVNCYYSSSDYTPYTLTNTYCPDAITIIAEGETTLCEGESVILTTPDHHWSYLWNDGSTTETNAVTLAGDFSLTIDNGDGCVRTSNTLAVDVTPNPVAVLEADGPTTFCEGGSVTITANVPGSPDSYLWSNGETTSSITVSESGDYSVTIYKNDCSAISDPIAITVNPNPTATVNADGSTTLCEGEDVMLTANTASSYLWSNGETTQSITVSESGNYSVTITNENSCTNESDAVAVTVNPIPVATISAGGDTEFCEGGSVMLTASSGDSYLWSTGQTSASISATSEGSYSVTVTENGCSATSSNTDVTVNANPTPSISADGPTTFCEGGSVNLSVDSYFDIVWSTGENTESINVNEAGVYNVTVTNDNGCMGTSSDVTVTTEVCTELVIFADGPTTFCEGGSVILSSSEEAGNVWNTGATTQSITVTESGDYSCVNGDNTSNTITVTVNANPEATISADGDTQFCEGGSVMLTASAGDSYLWSTGETSASIVASSEGLYSVTVTQDGCSATSENTDVTINANPTPEISADGPTTFCDGGSVNLSVDSYFDISWSTGANSESINVTESGSYSVTVTDAKGCSGEAEAVEVTVESCGTEVTIIAEGETTFCAGGSVILTSSEATGNIWSTGETTQSITATESGDYSVSNGAFVSNTITVTVVEEASVSVSPIGPDKICYEGSVLLSATASSGDLQWQRNGMDISGETGSTLSVTESGHYTCTVDNGVCDAATSNSVKVTYYKNLPITPAGTSYICDGSSVVLSVDYYATVTYQWYRNGVEIIGATANIYEATTTGKYRVVSTLDGCGRVSNIVQVIVDCRFASESEIESQLWPNPTSESFNISTTAEENAKLIIQIYDISGSEVFAMTHTQSYSGEILNINLPDLASGMYSVVIHFPNGTMNQHPLVINK; encoded by the coding sequence ATGAAACAGCTTTTATTCAAAAACTTTGCAGTGGCTTTAGTCTTGCTACTGACTGTGAATCTTTATTCAGCCACCGAGTCAGAACCAAACGACACGTATGAAACATCAAACGTTGCCGATCTCGGAATTGCAAATACCGGAAGCGCCGGTTACACCATTAATCAGGATTGGTGGGAAATTACAATTCCCGAAAATGGCAATCTCACAATTAACACCACGCCTTTAAACTCTAAATATTTATGGTGTTATTTATATGATAACGATGGAACTACATTGCTAGCTAGTACATATAGCAGTGCTTCCTTTAATATCAGCAGAAACGATCTGCAGGCAGGAACATATTATATCAGAATAAATTGTTTCTATTCAGGAGATTCAACTGATTATACGTTCACTCCTACATTTACAGCTCCATCTGTAGATCCTGATAATGAACCCAACGACTACTATCCACTTGCGAATACACTTGGTTTAAATGATTCTACCACAGGAAATGTTGGATATTATTATAATTTAGACAGAGATTCAACTGACTGGTATGAAGTAACTACTGTTGAAGATGGGCCATTATATATCTATCTCAATCCTTTAAATGGAAGCCCGACATTTATATATTTATATGACGCTGACGGAACAACTTTATTGGCAAGTGGTTATAGTGGTACCGCTTTTTCCATTAATCGCCAAGACCTTGCTGCGGGTACTTATCATATTTTGATTAGAATGTATTATTCCAATGGTTATACCCCATATACACTGAAAAATACATCCTTCCCTGTTACGTATGAAAATGATGTGGAAAGTAATGATGTCGCTGCTAATGCAGTTAGCATATCCGAAAACTCCACAATTGAAGGACATATTGGATATTATACCGATGGAGCAAGAGATTTGGATGATTGGTATGAGATCACAACGACAGAAGATGGAATACTTAATTTTTCTCTTACTGGAAGCTTAGCACAAAATACATACATGTATATTTATGATACCGACGGAACTACTTCATTGGTTTCCGATTATAGTACAGTCCCATTTAGCATTAGCAGAAATGACCTTGCCGCAGGAACTTATTATTTACGTGTAAGAATGTATTATTCCGATGGATATAATAACTATTCAATTACAAATACTTTAACTCCTCCAGTTGAGGCAAATGATTCTGAACCAAATAATGTAGTAGGTTCTGCAATAACAATTGCTGCAAATTCAACCATTGAAGGACATATTGGATATTATACCGATGGAGCAAGAGATCTGGATGATTGGTATGAGATCACAACGACAGAAGATGGTAATCTTAATTTTTCTCTTACAGGAAGCTTAGCACAAAATACATACATGTATATTTATGATACCGACGGAACTACTTCATTGGTTTCCGATTATAGTACAGTCCCATTTAGCATTAGCAGAAATGATCTTGCCGCAGGAACCTATTATTTACGTGTAAGAATGTATTATTCCAGTGGATACAATACCTATTCAATTACAAATACTTTAACCCCACCAGCTGAGGCAAATGATCCTGAACCAAATAATGTTGTAGCTACAGCATCTCCTTTAGAAACAAATGTTACCGTTGAGGGCCATATTGGATATTATAACTCAGGGATACGAGATCAATATGATTATTATGCAATTACATTATCATCATCAGGTGACCTTACCTTAACAGTGGATGCAATTAATAATGTATATATATATTGCCGGTTATATTCCGCCGATGGTGTTACTTTTTTAGGTGGAAGTTATGCATTAGGTGGATATACTTTTACTAAATCTGATCTTGCCGCAGGTAATTATATTGTTCTGGTAAATTGTTATTATTCTTCCTCTGATTATACGCCATATACCCTCACCAACACTTACTGCCCCGATGCAATCACAATTATTGCAGAAGGAGAAACTACCTTATGTGAAGGAGAATCAGTAATACTCACCACACCCGATCATCATTGGAGTTACTTATGGAACGACGGTTCAACCACCGAAACAAACGCAGTAACATTAGCAGGTGATTTCTCATTGACTATTGATAATGGCGATGGATGTGTGCGCACATCAAATACCCTAGCAGTGGATGTAACACCAAATCCTGTTGCAGTACTTGAAGCGGATGGCCCAACCACATTCTGTGAAGGTGGTTCAGTTACTATTACTGCAAATGTTCCCGGTTCACCGGATTCCTATTTATGGAGCAACGGTGAAACCACTTCTTCAATAACAGTATCAGAAAGCGGTGACTATTCAGTTACCATTTATAAAAATGATTGTTCTGCTATCTCCGATCCAATTGCAATTACAGTAAATCCAAATCCAACAGCAACAGTAAATGCTGATGGATCCACCACATTATGCGAAGGTGAAGATGTAATGCTTACAGCAAATACAGCATCTTCTTACTTGTGGAGCAACGGAGAAACCACACAATCAATTACAGTATCTGAAAGTGGAAATTATTCAGTAACAATTACAAATGAAAATAGCTGTACCAATGAATCTGATGCAGTAGCAGTAACCGTAAATCCAATTCCGGTAGCAACAATTTCAGCCGGTGGCGACACAGAATTTTGTGAAGGCGGCAGCGTAATGCTAACTGCATCAAGTGGTGATTCTTACTTATGGAGCACTGGCCAAACAAGTGCATCTATCTCTGCAACATCAGAAGGAAGTTACAGTGTAACAGTTACAGAAAACGGATGTAGTGCAACTTCATCTAATACAGATGTAACAGTAAATGCAAATCCAACTCCTTCTATTTCTGCTGATGGTCCAACTACTTTCTGCGAAGGTGGTAGTGTGAATTTAAGTGTAGATTCTTACTTCGATATTGTATGGAGTACAGGAGAAAACACCGAATCAATAAATGTAAATGAAGCAGGTGTTTACAATGTAACTGTAACAAATGACAACGGCTGTATGGGAACATCATCGGATGTAACCGTAACCACAGAAGTTTGTACTGAGCTTGTGATTTTTGCTGATGGTCCAACTACATTCTGTGAAGGCGGATCAGTAATACTTTCATCAAGTGAAGAAGCAGGAAATGTTTGGAACACAGGAGCAACCACCCAATCAATTACAGTTACTGAAAGTGGAGATTACTCATGTGTAAACGGAGATAACACATCCAACACAATTACAGTAACAGTAAATGCAAATCCGGAAGCCACAATATCAGCCGATGGCGATACTCAATTTTGTGAAGGTGGCAGCGTAATGCTAACTGCATCCGCAGGTGATTCTTACTTGTGGAGCACAGGCGAAACAAGTGCATCAATCGTTGCATCTTCCGAAGGTCTTTATAGTGTAACAGTAACACAAGACGGATGTAGTGCAACATCAGAAAATACAGATGTAACAATAAATGCAAATCCAACTCCTGAGATTTCTGCTGATGGTCCGACTACATTCTGTGATGGTGGTAGTGTGAACCTAAGTGTAGATTCTTACTTCGATATTTCATGGAGTACAGGAGCAAATTCCGAATCCATTAATGTAACTGAAAGCGGAAGTTATAGTGTTACAGTAACCGATGCAAAAGGATGTAGCGGAGAAGCAGAAGCAGTTGAAGTAACAGTAGAATCTTGCGGAACAGAAGTTACTATAATTGCAGAAGGAGAAACCACATTCTGTGCAGGTGGATCAGTAATACTTACATCAAGTGAAGCAACCGGAAATATCTGGAGCACAGGCGAAACAACACAATCAATTACAGCTACAGAAAGTGGAGATTATTCAGTATCAAATGGAGCATTCGTTTCCAATACAATTACAGTAACCGTAGTTGAAGAAGCAAGTGTAAGTGTATCACCAATAGGTCCGGATAAGATTTGTTATGAAGGCAGTGTATTATTATCTGCAACAGCTTCATCCGGAGATTTGCAATGGCAAAGAAATGGAATGGATATCAGTGGTGAAACTGGTTCTACACTTTCAGTAACAGAATCAGGACACTACACATGTACTGTTGACAATGGAGTTTGCGATGCGGCAACTTCAAACTCAGTAAAGGTTACTTACTATAAAAATCTGCCAATAACACCCGCAGGAACTTCCTATATCTGTGATGGTTCTTCAGTTGTTCTTTCAGTAGATTATTATGCTACAGTAACTTATCAATGGTATAGGAATGGCGTTGAAATAATCGGAGCAACCGCTAATATTTATGAAGCAACCACTACCGGAAAATACAGAGTTGTATCCACATTAGATGGCTGCGGAAGAGTATCCAATATTGTACAGGTAATAGTAGATTGTCGTTTTGCATCTGAGTCAGAAATTGAATCTCAATTATGGCCAAATCCAACAAGTGAATCATTTAATATTTCTACTACAGCCGAAGAAAATGCGAAGCTGATAATTCAAATTTATGATATCAGCGGCAGCGAAGTATTTGCAATGACACATACACAATCATATTCAGGAGAGATATTAAATATCAATTTACCTGACCTTGCAAGTGGCATGTATTCAGTTGTGATACACTTTCCAAACGGAACAATGAATCAACATCCTTTGGTAATCAATAAGTAA
- a CDS encoding UDP-glucose/GDP-mannose dehydrogenase family protein: MKLAVVGTGYVGLVTGTCFAETGNHVICVDIDAKKVERMRNGEIPIYEPGLETIFSRNIEQGNLTFTTDLQFAVDNSEVIFLALPTPPNEDGSADLQYVLQVSEQLGKLIKEYKIIIDKSTVPVGTAEKVRDVIAKNCTVDFDVVSNPEFLREGVAVEDFMKPERVVIGTESERAKEVLNRLYAPFVRQGNPVIFMDERSAELTKYAANAFLATKITFMNEIANLCEIVGADVDMVRKGIGSDSRIGKRFLFPGVGYGGSCFPKDVKALNHIANENDYDFHVLKSVIEVNDKQRTILVEKIKNKFGNKLSGKNIAIWGLAFKPNTDDIREAPAIYIIDALLKLGATIHAFDPEAMDNVRKIYGDKIQFAQNAYDVLQDADALVIITEWNVFRSPDFDMMRSMMRQHIIFDGRNVFDLQEIKSQGFYYESIGRKVVE; encoded by the coding sequence ATGAAATTAGCAGTTGTAGGAACGGGTTATGTTGGTCTTGTTACAGGAACTTGTTTTGCTGAAACAGGGAATCATGTGATATGTGTAGATATAGATGCAAAGAAAGTAGAGCGCATGCGAAATGGTGAAATACCAATTTATGAACCGGGATTAGAAACAATTTTTTCACGCAATATCGAACAAGGTAATTTAACTTTTACCACTGATCTTCAATTTGCAGTTGACAATAGCGAAGTAATATTTCTTGCATTGCCCACTCCACCAAATGAAGATGGCTCTGCGGATTTGCAATATGTATTACAAGTTTCGGAACAGTTGGGTAAATTAATTAAGGAGTATAAAATTATTATTGATAAAAGTACAGTACCGGTGGGCACAGCAGAAAAAGTGCGTGATGTAATTGCAAAAAATTGTACTGTAGATTTCGATGTAGTTTCCAATCCTGAATTTTTAAGAGAAGGTGTGGCGGTAGAAGATTTTATGAAACCCGAACGTGTAGTTATTGGAACAGAAAGCGAAAGAGCAAAAGAGGTTTTAAATCGTTTGTATGCTCCATTTGTACGTCAGGGAAATCCCGTAATTTTTATGGATGAACGATCTGCAGAATTAACCAAGTATGCGGCAAATGCTTTTCTTGCAACCAAGATTACATTTATGAATGAGATTGCAAATTTGTGTGAAATAGTAGGTGCAGATGTGGACATGGTGCGCAAAGGAATTGGCAGTGATTCAAGAATTGGAAAACGTTTTTTATTTCCGGGTGTGGGTTATGGCGGCAGTTGTTTTCCGAAGGATGTGAAAGCACTGAATCATATTGCAAATGAAAATGATTATGATTTTCATGTGTTGAAAAGTGTAATTGAAGTGAACGACAAGCAACGTACAATTCTTGTAGAAAAAATTAAAAATAAATTCGGTAATAAATTAAGTGGAAAAAATATTGCAATATGGGGTTTGGCATTTAAACCGAATACAGATGATATCCGTGAAGCACCTGCAATTTATATTATTGATGCATTATTAAAACTCGGTGCAACAATACATGCATTTGATCCTGAAGCAATGGATAATGTGCGCAAAATTTATGGTGATAAAATTCAGTTTGCACAAAATGCATATGATGTGCTGCAAGATGCAGATGCATTGGTAATTATTACTGAATGGAATGTATTCCGCTCTCCTGATTTTGATATGATGCGCAGCATGATGCGCCAACATATTATTTTCGATGGACGCAATGTGTTTGATTTACAGGAAATAAAATCACAGGGATTTTATTATGAAAGTATCGGTAGAAAAGTAGTTGAATAA
- a CDS encoding saccharopine dehydrogenase NADP-binding domain-containing protein: MKKVTVLGAGMVGRAMAIDLAKTCEVSSADISDDNLAKLSAFGINTIQCDLSDNEKIKSVIQAADLVIGAVPGFMGFEMFKTVIEAGKNICDISFFNEDPFVLNDLAKKNNVTAIMDVGVAPGMDNIILGYHNKRMQVKNFECYVGGLPAERVWPYEYKAPFSPADVLEEYTRPARFVRDGKLIIKEALTDPELMYFEGVGTLEAFNSDGLRSLVNTMAHIPNLIERTLRYPGHIELMRVMRATGFFSKEEIEVKGKKIAPLDLTSKLLFPKWKLGDEEHEFTVMRIIVEGNENGKDKIYTYNLLDKYDAVTKTSSMARTTGYTCTAAAQLVLNNMFKSKGVFSPEYLGEEEAHFQFILQYLQERNIYYKKTSV; encoded by the coding sequence ATGAAAAAAGTTACAGTACTAGGTGCAGGCATGGTAGGCCGTGCAATGGCGATTGATCTCGCAAAAACATGTGAAGTAAGTTCTGCAGATATCAGCGATGATAATCTTGCTAAACTTTCTGCATTTGGTATAAATACTATTCAATGTGATTTATCGGATAATGAAAAAATTAAATCGGTAATTCAGGCTGCAGATTTAGTGATTGGTGCTGTTCCGGGTTTTATGGGTTTTGAAATGTTTAAGACAGTGATTGAAGCCGGTAAAAATATTTGTGATATTTCTTTTTTTAATGAAGATCCATTTGTGTTGAATGATCTTGCTAAAAAAAATAATGTAACTGCAATTATGGATGTGGGTGTTGCGCCCGGAATGGATAATATTATTCTTGGCTATCACAACAAGCGCATGCAAGTGAAAAATTTTGAATGTTATGTTGGTGGATTACCTGCAGAACGTGTTTGGCCTTACGAATATAAAGCACCGTTTTCACCTGCCGATGTATTGGAGGAATATACCCGACCTGCAAGATTTGTTCGTGATGGAAAATTAATTATTAAAGAAGCACTCACGGATCCAGAGTTGATGTATTTTGAAGGTGTGGGAACATTGGAAGCATTTAATAGTGATGGCTTGCGCAGCTTGGTAAACACGATGGCACATATTCCTAATTTAATTGAACGCACATTGCGTTATCCCGGTCATATAGAATTAATGCGTGTGATGCGGGCAACAGGATTTTTTAGCAAAGAAGAAATTGAAGTGAAAGGAAAAAAAATTGCACCATTGGATTTAACCAGTAAATTATTATTTCCTAAATGGAAATTAGGTGATGAAGAACATGAATTTACTGTGATGCGCATTATAGTGGAAGGCAACGAAAACGGAAAGGATAAAATCTATACTTATAATTTATTGGATAAGTACGACGCAGTTACAAAAACATCCAGCATGGCAAGAACAACAGGTTATACTTGTACGGCCGCAGCGCAATTGGTATTAAATAATATGTTTAAAAGTAAGGGTGTTTTTTCACCGGAATATCTGGGAGAGGAAGAAGCACATTTTCAGTTTATATTGCAATATTTACAAGAAAGAAATATTTACTATAAAAAAACTTCAGTATGA
- a CDS encoding response regulator transcription factor → MDIIRITIFDDNATRRDGVQLLLNNSLGYVCVGAFEDCSHLLENIVQSKPQVILMDIDMPGINGIEAVGIIKENFPEIPVMMQTVFDHDEKVFQSILAGATGYLLKKASPIKLLEAIKEIYEGGAPMTPEIASKVLKFFKSPLISKQIKDFQLTDKEKEILVALIDGLSYKMIADKVNSSYHTVNFHIRNIYKKLHVHSVSEAVAKALKEKIV, encoded by the coding sequence ATGGACATTATAAGGATAACAATTTTTGATGATAATGCTACCCGGCGTGATGGCGTGCAATTGTTATTAAACAATTCACTTGGCTATGTATGTGTTGGTGCTTTTGAAGACTGTTCACATTTATTGGAAAATATTGTACAATCAAAGCCACAAGTAATTCTTATGGACATTGATATGCCTGGAATAAATGGAATAGAAGCAGTAGGTATAATTAAAGAGAATTTTCCCGAAATTCCGGTAATGATGCAAACAGTATTTGATCATGATGAAAAAGTGTTTCAAAGCATTCTTGCGGGAGCAACAGGTTATTTGCTTAAAAAAGCTTCTCCTATTAAATTATTGGAAGCAATAAAAGAAATTTATGAAGGTGGTGCACCAATGACTCCAGAGATAGCAAGCAAAGTGCTGAAGTTTTTTAAAAGCCCATTGATCAGCAAACAGATAAAGGATTTTCAACTCACAGATAAAGAAAAAGAAATACTAGTGGCACTAATAGATGGATTGAGTTATAAAATGATTGCAGACAAAGTAAACAGCAGCTACCATACCGTGAATTTTCATATCCGCAATATCTACAAAAAATTACATGTGCACAGTGTAAGTGAAGCAGTTGCAAAAGCACTGAAAGAAAAGATCGTTTAG
- a CDS encoding SDR family oxidoreductase — MKRILITGAAGFLGSHLCDRFIKEGYHVIGMDNLITGSLRNIEHLFKLEHFEFYHHDVSKFVYVPGNLDYILHFASPASPIDYLKMPIQTLKVGSLGTHNLLGLAKSKNSRILIASTSEVYGDPQVHPQNEEYWGNVNPVGPRGVYDEAKRFQEAITMAYHTFHGLETRIVRIFNTYGPRMRLNDGRALPAFIGQAIRGEDITVFGDGSQTRSFCYVDDLVEGIYRLLLSDYSSPVNIGNPDEITIKEFAEEIIALTKTNQKIVNELLPVDDPKQRRPDISLAKKILHWEPKISRAEGLKITYDYFKQLPEELLYQQL; from the coding sequence ATGAAACGAATTCTTATTACGGGTGCTGCAGGATTTCTCGGATCACATTTATGCGATCGTTTTATTAAAGAAGGATACCATGTAATAGGAATGGATAATTTGATTACAGGTTCGCTGCGCAATATTGAACATTTATTTAAGCTGGAACATTTTGAATTTTATCATCACGATGTTTCCAAGTTTGTGTATGTACCTGGCAATCTCGATTATATTTTACATTTCGCTTCTCCTGCAAGTCCAATTGATTATTTAAAAATGCCAATTCAAACTTTGAAAGTAGGTTCGTTGGGTACACATAATTTATTAGGATTAGCAAAATCAAAAAATAGCAGAATATTAATTGCATCAACGAGTGAAGTGTATGGAGATCCGCAGGTACATCCGCAGAATGAAGAGTATTGGGGTAATGTAAATCCAGTTGGTCCACGTGGTGTTTATGATGAAGCAAAACGTTTTCAGGAAGCAATTACAATGGCGTATCATACTTTTCATGGATTGGAAACTCGCATTGTAAGAATATTTAATACTTATGGCCCTCGCATGCGATTGAATGATGGTCGTGCATTACCTGCATTTATCGGGCAGGCAATTCGTGGAGAAGACATTACAGTATTTGGCGATGGCAGTCAGACACGTTCATTTTGTTATGTAGATGATTTGGTGGAAGGGATTTATCGGTTGTTATTATCTGATTATTCTAGTCCTGTAAATATTGGTAATCCCGATGAAATAACTATTAAAGAATTTGCAGAAGAAATAATTGCGCTTACAAAAACAAATCAGAAAATTGTAAATGAATTATTGCCGGTAGATGATCCCAAACAACGCAGACCGGATATTTCACTTGCAAAAAAAATACTGCATTGGGAGCCAAAAATTTCCAGAGCGGAAGGATTAAAAATTACGTATGATTATTTCAAGCAATTGCCTGAGGAATTATTATATCAGCAATTGTAA
- a CDS encoding phosphatidate cytidylyltransferase, whose translation MQLTNLGQRFFTALFGATAIISCIFISPYTFSACFYLLAMLTQYEYLLMIKPLKQENPQAQLHIAGNLTLGTIVYFLIMLISYGVIGTKYFSLFFVLFAFIVILELYKNRPNPFQYIGLRIIGLVYVVIPFALLNTISISADNFYPVITLGILFIIWTNDVFAYFTGRAFGKNKLFERISPKKTWEGFVGGFVASIACAYIFSEYESLLTVKEWIITGALASIAGTFGDLSESMFKRSLQIKDSSGILPGHGGFLDRFDALLIAVPFVYAWLSLI comes from the coding sequence ATGCAATTAACTAACCTGGGTCAAAGATTTTTTACAGCACTTTTCGGAGCAACCGCAATTATCAGTTGCATATTTATTAGTCCATATACATTTTCTGCATGTTTTTATTTACTTGCAATGCTGACGCAATACGAATATCTATTGATGATAAAGCCATTGAAACAAGAAAACCCACAAGCACAATTACATATTGCAGGAAATCTCACCTTAGGAACCATTGTATATTTTCTTATCATGTTGATATCGTATGGAGTTATAGGCACAAAATATTTCAGTTTATTTTTTGTGTTATTTGCTTTCATTGTCATTTTAGAATTATATAAAAATCGTCCAAACCCGTTTCAATATATTGGTCTTAGAATTATAGGTTTGGTATATGTGGTAATTCCATTTGCCTTATTAAATACTATTTCTATTTCCGCAGATAATTTTTATCCTGTAATCACTCTCGGTATATTATTTATTATCTGGACCAATGATGTCTTCGCTTATTTCACAGGAAGAGCTTTTGGAAAAAATAAATTATTTGAGCGCATTTCACCCAAGAAAACATGGGAGGGATTTGTAGGCGGGTTTGTAGCTTCCATTGCTTGTGCATATATCTTTTCTGAATACGAATCCTTACTCACTGTAAAAGAATGGATAATTACAGGTGCATTGGCAAGTATTGCCGGCACCTTTGGTGATTTATCTGAGAGTATGTTTAAAAGAAGTCTGCAAATTAAGGACAGCAGTGGAATATTACCCGGACATGGTGGCTTCCTAGACCGCTTCGATGCCCTATTAATAGCGGTTCCCTTTGTATATGCATGGCTCAGCCTGATTTGA